In Sorex araneus isolate mSorAra2 chromosome 11, mSorAra2.pri, whole genome shotgun sequence, the sequence TGAACACTCTTCCCCTCCCTAGTCAAATACTCCTGTCCTGGCCCCTTctcctttgttttgttgttgttgttgttgttttcttttctttttttgcttttttggtcacacccagcgatactcaggagttacttctggctttgcactcaggaatcactcctggtggtgcttgggggatcatatgggatgccaggatcgaacccgggtcggccgcatgcaaggcaaacgccctacccactgtactatcgctccagcccccattgttgTGTttttgcagtactggggatcaaacccaggacctcgcACAGGCAAGGCAGTTGCACTGCTCTGAACCCCTTCTCCCTTTATCCATGTGGTCCATCCCTGTAGTTTTCATCCCTGTGCTACTGATGTCCAAACTGCAGTCACCGCAGCTACTGGCCCAGGGCCCTGCTGCAGTTGCATGCAGGCAAACAGTGTCCACAGAGGAAACAGCTCTACCTCCCACTGCAGCCTTTCGGCAGGCAGCGAGGGCCCTGACAGCCCCCagtgccctgtccctccctgtgGTCCAGCCCATCTCCTTTCTACCCCTTGGATGAGGCTGAGGTTTCAGTGGGTCCTCTAAGTGGCCAGGTTGAGATTTCTCAGGGGACCTCACGGGTGTTCTTGTGGTGGGCCATCTTGCACCCCACTCTTGGAAGTCCAGATTGTGGCCACCACATTTCTTCATATCCTAACTGCTGCTCCAGCACCCCTTCCTCATGTGCAAACCCCGGCCCCTGATCCCTGGCCCCAGCTATGTGTAGGTTCACCTTCCTAAAAGCCCAGGTGGACATCCAGTCCAGCCCAGTCCTGGCTCTtctgtggttctgggaaaactctGATGGGTAAATGGGAACATGAGAAATGGACAAAAGAACAGACAGGGGCTCCGGAAAGGTGAAACCCAGGCAACCTTCCGGTCCAGCCCCAGTGGGCCTTGCTAGAGGTGATTCTTTGGGACATAGTGCTGATGACTGGAGGGGTCAAGCCCACCCCTCCCACTAGCAAACTGCAGCCTCACCCCTTGAAGGAGGGATAGTGGGGCCAATCCTGGTACTTGCCTTCTAGGGAGCGAATGTGTTCTTCTTGGTGACCAATTTCCTTGTGACACCACATCAAGTCCAGGGCAGATGCCCAGAGGTAAGGCCACCAGCCTTCCGGCACCCCTCGATTCTTCTGCCACTGGCCCTGGGTCACTGTCCAtgtcttcccttttccttcccaggAGACAGAGGGTTCAGCATATATCTCTGTATTCCAGTCCCCGGGCTAAAACCTTTCCGTGATTCATTTCCTTTAATTTTCGCATTAAAGTTCTGCTTGCTAGAAATTTCTGTGACTCCCATTTAAAAGGCTCAGGggacagagacatagtacagggtttaagacacttgccttgcttgtggccaaacctggtttgatccctggtacctcatatggtcccatgagtacagGCtgggaatagccactgagcactgtggggtgtctgtggggtgtgacacccctcccccaaggaCAGAGGTTTAGTGAGAACAAGTCACCTGCTAAGGTACTCCAACCCATAGGTGACAAATGCTCTCCATTATCCCATAATCCTTGAGAAGTATCCAGAGCCTCTCCATcctgacccttttttttttttttgggtcacacttggcgatgcacaggggtcactcttggctctgcactcaggaatcaacactggtggtgctcaggagaccatatgggatgctgggaatcgaacctgggttggctgcatgcaaggcaaacgccttacctgctatgctatcactccagccccctagcccTACTTCTGAATCTTTTGAGGTTCTCAGAGTAACCTCTGACTGGACACATGCTCAGGTGGGCTCTCAGATCTAGATCTGGCTAGAACAGCTACCATTCTCTAAGCCTGGCTCTGTGAAAGGGTCCTTCCATACTGGAGAGCAAATACAGCACTTCCTGCTTATGCTGAGTGCAAGCTCATTGATAGCTGGGTATTTTTCACCACAACTGGGGTTTCACCACAACTGGGGTCAAGCCATAGTTCCTCACcttatttttccccatttctcATCTGGAAACAAAAGAGATTTCCCCTGAAATATTTTCAGGAgtaaaggaaattttaattttcctttcctccttgaTGGCAGATAATATAGACCAGAGATTCAGAATCTGAACATTCTGGCTTTCCTCCAGAGTTGAGGGCTTTTTCCCCCTAGCTTTTTCATTgtgataaaatatacataatgggcctggagagatagtacaagagatagattaagacacttgccttgtatgtggctgattctgtgtaatccctgccactgcatacAGTCTCTGGAGCATtacaagagtgatctctgagtacagagccaggaataagccctgaacacagcagcatgtggcctccaaaccaaaatatatgtacatatttatagaaatatatagtGTGGTATTTATTATTAACCATTTGTAACTGTACGATTCTCCAgctgtagggttttttttgtttttgctttttgggtcacacccaagcgatgctcagggattattcctggctctgctctcaggaattagtcctggtagtgcttggggggccatatgggatgccggggattgaatccaggtcggccgcgtgcaaggtaaacgcccacctgctgtactatcgctccgggcccCGTGTAGGTTTTGTTTGGACCATTGGGGCATGGCCCTGGAGGCTGACCTCTACAATGAtgtcattcttatttatttttggtttgggggccacacccatcaatgttCAATGCTTACTCACTCTacactcagtactcaggaatcactcgtggaaGGCTCGGTAAACTGTacgcagtgctgaggatcaaacctgggtcagccacttgcaagcaaGTGCCCGATCttcatgctatcactccagcccagggactGCCTGTATATACAGATTAAGCCAGGGTGGCCAGGAGGTGATGGCTGTGGGAAATCCAGGGTCACACACCTGCTAGCCCTGGGCCCCAGGAAAGCTCCCAGGAAACCCACTCTTAAGTGGGGAGTTAAGGAGAGCAAGCAACAGAGACTGCCTGAGCCAAGGCCTCCACTGTGTAAGCTGAGACTGGGTGACATCAGCCTTGACTgggacagaggagggaggggactcACCTAAGCTATTGGGGCCCTGGCACTCTGCTAAGGAGTTGGACTTGACTGCTCACTGGAGCGCGGCTGGGGTTCGTGGATGGGCTCAGTGGAGGGATGCTTGTATCTCTTTGCATTAGGATAAAGCACTCAGGCTGCCCGAGATATAATGTGGGGGGTGCATGCTAGTCGCCTGGATGAAGAGGGGTTCCTTCAGAGGAGGCAGAGTGGAAGGGCATAGTTATGACACAGCCAGGAAGAACAGTCAGGGCCTCACTCTCCTCTGCCCAGCAATCACAGACACCCCTATCTCATTTGGAATCTGAGTCCTGTGACACCTGCCCGCCCCCATGTTGGGTGACCCTGGGCAGCAGCATCCACTCACCCAGGCAGATGTCTGTGAGACCACCTTCCTCCAGGAAGTTTGCTGCTTGCCACCTAGCttattattctgttttgtttgggggccacacccagcggttatcagagcttactcctggttctgtgctcaaggagcaatcttggcaggactcaggagaccatatggggtgccagggatcaaatcttggtcaacccctgcaaggcaagcaccctacccactgtactatttctctgacccctcctAGCTGATTCTTGCCCTCTGAGGTCATGTACTGGCATGATGTCCCTATGCTGCAGGAGAATAAGCAGGGACGAGAAGACACTGTAGGTCCCTCAGCAAGTGGGCGAGCCTCCTTTGCATAGGCCCCTTTGACTAGGCCCCCCTGAGCCTGTGCACCAGGAACATCTGTCTCTCACGCACATTTATTCCTGGAGTCCATTTCCATGTGCTGTATCAGACCGGTGGAGTTGGTCTCCATGAATCATCTGCCCCACCAAGGAAGGGCATCAGGAGAGTCTGCCTTGGGAAAAAGCACCCATAGCCCTCCAACAGActggggctgctccctgctctgaATACCCTTTATTTcggtttttattttggagggggcatTCAcctgtgattcttggccaactgggcttgTGGTTCAGCACAAAGGTCTAAggctgctcaggtcctgtggtgctggggatactcAGGCCACCCCAGTTATGAGGTGGGGGCTTCCACGGCCGTgctcagcaaagctcaggggaccatgtgaccttgggaatcaaatctaggtcactATACTATCCCTGTACCACCTTCCTGTCCCTGATTGaagttttatttgcttgttttgttttggggctacacctggtgatgctcagggttttcacctggctttgtgctcggggatcactcttggtggggctcagggaaccatatagtatgccggggattggacccaggcaagtgccctacctgccgtactcttGCTCCAGTgccattgattattttttttccccggGGGTCACTTCCCATGATACTAAGCCTGAGTTATGGGTCTGGCAGTTCAGTGCTggtgcccagtggtgctgggggccaccagggccatagctggcagtgctcaaagggcaggtggtgccagggattggagccAGGGCCTTGAACATGCCAGACCTTTCCTCTATCCCATGAGTCAAATCCTGGGCCCTGGCATCTCTTATTTACCTCCTCCAGATTTCCCATGAACCCCCAAACTCAGGGCAGTGTATGAGGCGAAGGCTGGGGAGGGCGTGTCACTGTATACTGCGGAGCAGGGTGGTGGACAGGAGGCGCCCTTGGGGTCACTCTTTTCTCTGCCCCCCTCAgcacccctctgtccctctggctcACTGCTGGACTGATGCGGATTGTTCCGAAGGGGAGATGGGCACTTACAGCCACGGTAACTGTGGGCTCTGTCTTCTGGGGCCTCCTTCAGGAAGGGGTTCTGGGTGTGTGCTGAGACCCCGCATGGCCCCCAGCTCTGTCCCTCCTTGCTAGtatgtttggggtcacaccaggtggtgcagGCGGGACTGTGAAGTGTCTCTCATCACAAAGTGCTCTTgcacccacagccatgctccatgCCTCTGGGCCTTCTCCTTGGCCTCACCTGGCTCTCCTTCCATCCCACCTCTGCCCTGTGTAGCGCTGTGGGGTCTGGCTTGTCTTGTGTTTCCCAGGCATGAAAACTGGCCGGTGTGTGCAGTTCAACGGGACCTATAGGACCTGTGAGATCTGGGGCTGGTGCCCTGTGGAGAGTAGAAGGCCCGTGCCCATGTGAGTCCCTCtgcagcccagggcaggggccagggtggCCAAGCATCCCCCTTACTTTCCTATCCCTCTCAGGAGACCTTTGCTGGCCGAGGCCCAGAACTTCACACTTTTCATCAAAAACACAGTCACCTTCAGCAGGTTCAACTTCTTCAAGTAAGCAGGGTGGGTCCCAGAGGGCCCGAACACTGCTGTCCCCGACCTACCATCACCTCtggcctcatccccacccccaggtccAATGTCTTAAAGACCTGGGACAGCAACTATTTCAAGCGCTGCCGCTACGACCCGCACCACAGTCCCTACTGTCCCATCTTTGCAATCCGGGACCTCGTGACCCAGGCCGGAGGGGATTTTGAGGACCTGGCGCTGCAGGTGGGTGTCTGGACGTCAGGGTTCTGGGAAGGTCGGGGAGCAGGCCCGGGCTGGAGAGCAGAGATGTGCTGTGTGCAGGGTGGCGCTGTAAATGTCTACATCTCCTGGGACTGCCACCTGGACGCTTGGGACCCCGACTGCCAGCCCCAGTACTCCTTCCAACTGCTGGAGAGAAGCTACAACTTCAGGTGTGACCCCGGTTCCTGGGACAGCTGCAACACCCACCCTTCCCTGCCCCACTGTGTGCAAGGGGTCGAGCCGCAGGAGGGGTGCTCATAGCCCCGGCCCCCAACAAACACTCCCCATCCTCTCTAGTCCTCCCCACCACCAGCCCCACACAGCCTCTTCCACCACTCAGGGActtgcatattttaaaacatatttttttattgggggccacacccagtagtgctcctggctctgtgcctagggatcacacagggatcactcctattgagGCTTGGTGGAGATCTGGGgatcctgcaaggcaagagccttccccactgaactatgtctggggctggggggatggagTCAGTGGAGAGTGGGCAGAGCAGGCCCCAGAGCACCCCTCCTGCCTCCAGGACAGCCACTCACTGGTGGGCAGCCTCTGGCGTGGAGGTCCGGAGCCTCTTCAAGCTCTATGGGATCCGCTTCACCATTCTCGTCTCCGGGCAGGTAGGAGGGacctggtggggggcggggagtggggagggggccacagTGTGGCCTGGAGGCTCAGCCTGGGGCTCTCTCAGGCAGGGAAGTTTGGGCTCATCCCCACGACCATCACGCTAGGCACGGGATTGGCATGGCTGGGCCTGGTGAGTCTGACCTATGGGGCTTCCTCGGTGGGAGCAGACAGGGCCTGGCATGGCTGTTGAATTTTGGGGATGAGGGATGGGGAAATGGAAGGAAGGCCGGGAGGGGGCTGCAACGTGAGTCTTCCCTGCTCGTCCAGATCAATGTCTTCTGTGACGTGGTGCTGTTGTATGTGGACACAGAAGCCCCCGTCTACCGGGACGCCAAGTATGAGGAGGTACGTGGCGGTCGGCCTAGGCTCTGCTGCACTCCGGAGAACAGTGGCCTGAGGCCTGGCTGTCCCTGACCTACTGACCCCATCTGCAGGCAAAGGCCCCAGAGATGAACATCTCCACCGAGCAGACGGACCTGGAGTCTGCACACCCATCTCCAGATGCCCAGGTGCCTTAGAGGGGGCCTCGCACTGGCCccattgctgctgctgctgctggtaaCTGCTGGTAGTTGAGCACTGGTGCACAAGTGTGGATGGGCCTTCCCGGGCTCTGGGGCCCCTCAGTGGCCACTGTTGGGGGACAGGCATGGGAAGATGAGGTGGGGGAACCCTACCTTTTGTGATCTGACAGACATAGCCCCAACAGGGGAAGGGTGCTCCGGGATCCACCCTTCACTCCCAGATATGCTCTGTCCGCTCCCAGGTGGCTGCTGGCCCTTTCTGGGGTGCTGCCCGGGTAGCAACAGAGCCAGATTTGTGCAGAGACCTGTAGTGCAGCAGGTGCCTTGAACAAGGGGGAGTCGGGGCCCGCCACATTGCAAGTGCTGATCCAGGCGGGCACCACTGCCTCTGCGTCTGGAGAAGCACCTCGAAGGCTGCAGAATTCCCGGGGGCGCCCTCTCATCAGCTGTCTGCACCGGCTTCCGCCCACTCTGCCTGGTTCCAGCCTCCTCCGCCGCCAGCACCTGTCAGGAGGAGCTCTGGCACTGAGGCCTgtatcccagcaccccaggcagGGAGAGTCAGGCCTGATCCCCCCCAGAGGGTGTCTCAGGTGGTCTGGTGCTGGGTGCCTGGACAGATGCCCCTGAGCAGACAATTGAGTCCCAGAAGGGACACAAGCACCAACCTGGCTCAGAGCTTCTCAGCTCATGCGCATCCTCCACTTCCTGTGGCTGCACTTGGGCTCAGGGATTGTTGGAGTGGGGGAGTGAGTGGAGCGGATTTGGGAGCCTCCCTGGTGACCCCAGCTTGACCCCTAGGAGCTGCTCCTGGGGACTGTTGTGGTGGGAGGGTATACACGTCAACATCCCTGAGAACCTATCTGGGCATCTGCTCATGCCAGCCTAAGGCAATGGGAGATCTTAATCACGACCAAGGGGAGAGCCCAGAGACTGGCAAGAATGTCCTCAGCACAGCATAGTCCTCAGGCTGGCCCAGCTCTCCTGGGAGACTATCTGCAGGAGCCTGTGCACCACGGCTGGGAGTTTCTCTGGCTTAGGCTGATGGTTAAGAGCAGAGGGATGGTGTTGCAGGAGCCACAAACCTCTGGGTTCTTGGAtagggggcagggatgggagcCCCCACCTCACCCAGGGAACGAGGGCTGCTGTCTCCAGGGTTCCTGGTGGCCAGGATGTGTTGGCGGCTGGATCAACATGGGCCAGGCTGGGGCTCAGACTGGGCCTGCATCTGGCATCATCTGGGCCCACATCTGGCATCATCTGAGCCTGCATTTGGCTTCATCTGGCACCTGAAGGCTCAGCTAAGACTTGGGAGGAGGGGTCCCTGCTGCTCTCAGAGCAGCACCCATGGGGAGGTGATGTGGGTTCAGAAGGTCTTCAGGGGTGTGTGACCCTGAGGCCTAGTTAGCGGGGCTTACAAGTACCTGGTGGTCCTTGACACCACCAGAGGGGGATCCCATGTCACCAGTGCTGAAAATGCCAGAGTAAAACCTGCCTGAGCCAGCAGCTTTCCGCATTGTTCTTATAGGCAGGATGCAGGGGTGGTGTCGATGATGAACGGACTCTGGTCTCGGAGAGGTTATGGGGTGTGTAGGGTGAACCTGAGGCTGGAAGTCAAGAACTGGGCTACACAGCTCAGGGTGATATAAGAATTCACCGATTcctctgcttctgtttttttcttttgttgctgtttgtttgttttgaggttttatttttgtgggggtcaACTGCCAGTTGTGTTTGATTTGGGAGAGGGGCAAGGGCACTTGCTAGTGACTCAAGGTAAGGGCCCAAGGAAGCGGtgcagctcaggtcctgcagtgctagaacaccctggtggggctcagggggcctctAAGGATGtatctggagatgctcgggggaccctgtggtgctgggaggaaCCAGGGCTGGCTACATACCAGGCAGGGGCCCTCATCCCcatcctctccctcctgcccactTCCCCTTCTTCATGCAGGGGATAGTTACAAGCAAGTGAAGCGGACCCAGAAGCTTAGACACCAGAGTTCCCCACTCTAAATCTGGATGGGTGCAGGGAGGGAGCCCCACATTCTGTGCACTATCAGGGGTCGCCAGGTGAACACCCTCCCCACACTCCCTGGCTTGGGCCTGATGGTGGAGGCAACCCTGTGAGAGCGCCTGCACATTCCCGGGCAGGCCTCAGCCACTGGCATATTCCCAAACAACCAAAGGGGACCCTGGAACTCCACTACCCTGTCTAGACAGCCTCCTAGTGGAGGTGAGGTGTGGAGTCAAGACTCTGCTTTGGGGAATCCACCTGCAGGAGACATGGGTGGGGAGCCTGTGGGGAGGAGCCTGGCCCCACCCCGTCGTGCCCCCTTCTTTGTCTGCTGTATGAGTGCCTGCAGCACCCTGGAGTTGGGCAGGGGTCACCAGCCTGTGGGCTGAGCGGTGTCCCACTCTCAGCACTGCTCTGCCCCCTTGCAGAGTCTTTGCtgcacatggggggggggggagggtcatcACTTGGTTCTGGAGGAAGGAGGCAAGTGAGGACTCAATGCCACCAAGAACGCCACAATGGACACAGCAGGCGGGCCACAGGGCCAGCCAAGTGGTTATTATTGTGGAACTCTGGGACGGGGGCTCTCCCCCCATGCCCTTTCCACCCGTCCAAGGTGCTGAACGGTCATCCATTGCTAGGTGCTGAGCAGTGAGACCATGCCACCAgcgctgggggggagggggactgctccagccccagcactaagGACATAAGGTGCTGAGACTCCTGCACCAGGAAAGGGGAGCAGACCTGAGCCACCAGGGATGAGGGGGCTCCCGGACATCCTCATGGACAGGGAGGCTGCTCCACACTGTCAGGCTCCTGGGCCGTTGCCTGGCTGGGCGGCTGCACGGCTTGCACGCTCTCGTCCAGGCTTCCGTCGGGGAAAACCA encodes:
- the P2RX6 gene encoding P2X purinoceptor 6 isoform X1 codes for the protein MGSPGAEACWGFLEYKTEKYVLTKNWRVGALQRLLQLGLLIYVVGWALIAKKGYEEQDLDPQVSVITKLKGVSVIQLEDLGNRLWDVADFVKPSQGANVFFLVTNFLVTPHQVQGRCPEHPSVPLAHCWTDADCSEGEMGTYSHGMKTGRCVQFNGTYRTCEIWGWCPVESRRPVPMRPLLAEAQNFTLFIKNTVTFSRFNFFKSNVLKTWDSNYFKRCRYDPHHSPYCPIFAIRDLVTQAGGDFEDLALQGGAVNVYISWDCHLDAWDPDCQPQYSFQLLERSYNFRTATHWWAASGVEVRSLFKLYGIRFTILVSGQAGKFGLIPTTITLGTGLAWLGLINVFCDVVLLYVDTEAPVYRDAKYEEAKAPEMNISTEQTDLESAHPSPDAQVP
- the P2RX6 gene encoding P2X purinoceptor 6 isoform X2; translated protein: MGSPGAEACWGFLEYKTEKYVLTKNWRVGALQRLLQLGLLIYVVGWALIAKKGYEEQDLDPQVSVITKLKGVSVIQLEDLGNRLWDVADFVKPSQGANVFFLVTNFLVTPHQVQGRCPEHPSVPLAHCWTDADCSEGEMGTYSHGMKTGRCVQFNGTYRTCEIWGWCPVESRRPVPMRPLLAEAQNFTLFIKNTVTFSRFNFFKSNVLKTWDSNYFKRCRYDPHHSPYCPIFAIRDLVTQAGGDFEDLALQGGAVNVYISWDCHLDAWDPDCQPQYSFQLLERSYNFRTATHWWAASGVEVRSLFKLYGIRFTILVSGQINVFCDVVLLYVDTEAPVYRDAKYEEAKAPEMNISTEQTDLESAHPSPDAQVP
- the P2RX6 gene encoding P2X purinoceptor 6 isoform X3 yields the protein MGSPGAEACWGFLEYKTEKYVLTKNWRVGALQRLLQLGLLIYVVGWALIAKKGYEEQDLDPQVSVITKLKGVSVIQLEDLGNRLWDVADFVKPSQHPSVPLAHCWTDADCSEGEMGTYSHGMKTGRCVQFNGTYRTCEIWGWCPVESRRPVPMRPLLAEAQNFTLFIKNTVTFSRFNFFKSNVLKTWDSNYFKRCRYDPHHSPYCPIFAIRDLVTQAGGDFEDLALQGGAVNVYISWDCHLDAWDPDCQPQYSFQLLERSYNFRTATHWWAASGVEVRSLFKLYGIRFTILVSGQAGKFGLIPTTITLGTGLAWLGLINVFCDVVLLYVDTEAPVYRDAKYEEAKAPEMNISTEQTDLESAHPSPDAQVP